Proteins from a genomic interval of Paenibacillus sp. FSL H8-0048:
- a CDS encoding DUF6609 family protein: MKADGRQVRSRSYLNKRVCGLWLIWVAAILFAGLLAGGAQLISMPVFSLGYMAGFFWILTGKTVSRKLSYGPQTAFQGKMTLYSILLMFVIMVLVGGPHFGDGNYRMVWLGAFLAIGLHFIPMAWVHGRSMLLLAVLLSANAVAGMVWPELSFHTLVYVDLAAKVLWGTLLLLSGRPAAAEPFAGSSNIAN; this comes from the coding sequence ATGAAGGCAGACGGAAGACAAGTACGGAGCAGAAGCTATCTGAATAAAAGAGTGTGCGGATTGTGGCTCATCTGGGTGGCCGCCATCCTGTTTGCGGGGCTGCTTGCGGGGGGAGCGCAGCTGATCTCCATGCCGGTATTTTCACTCGGGTATATGGCCGGTTTTTTCTGGATCCTGACCGGCAAAACGGTCAGCCGCAAGCTGTCCTACGGACCGCAAACGGCCTTTCAGGGCAAGATGACTCTCTACTCTATCCTTCTAATGTTCGTGATTATGGTGCTGGTAGGCGGTCCTCACTTCGGGGACGGCAATTACCGGATGGTCTGGCTGGGGGCTTTTTTGGCAATAGGTCTTCATTTCATTCCGATGGCCTGGGTGCATGGACGTTCCATGCTTCTGCTGGCTGTCCTGCTAAGCGCTAATGCTGTGGCGGGGATGGTGTGGCCTGAGCTGTCTTTTCACACCCTGGTCTATGTGGATCTTGCTGCCAAAGTGCTCTGGGGGACTCTGCTGCTCTTGTCTGGCCGCCCGGCTGCTGCAGAACCGTTCGCAGGCTCTTCGAATATCGCCAACTAA
- a CDS encoding M20 metallopeptidase family protein encodes MQSPLKPGAGELEELRMTRRALHRIPELARQEKKTRAYIEDYIVRHTSRIRIEHSSDKGIIASYQGGAGLPVIGFRAELDALPVEDAKADAPYRSMHPGLSHACGHDAHMSILLQLIRWVDRSAPAVNCCFIFQAAEEVMAGARELLPLLQAQKLEYLYSLHVTPDLYAGYFSLRPGLALAGCLNAELLLELASGHASDQPDVLQVLAEVQHFQEAYHTAGQFCKVTHVETNGYYNVIPDRLKLYLTLRSAEAAALRDGYQQLIDAVSASSQVRGILGSRIISEYPCCVNDPALAGLTARLLGRRFGREQVLEAPFLFSSDDFAFYARELPGVKTCYYFIGAYVRENNNVHTGAFDIDEHALLFGLQSYQAIIQMFGQAGRSRRVPE; translated from the coding sequence ATGCAGTCGCCGCTTAAGCCAGGAGCCGGTGAGCTGGAAGAGCTGCGGATGACCCGCAGGGCGCTGCACCGTATCCCCGAGCTTGCCCGGCAGGAGAAGAAGACCCGGGCATATATTGAAGATTACATCGTTAGGCATACCAGCCGAATCAGGATCGAGCATTCCTCGGATAAAGGGATCATTGCTTCATATCAGGGCGGCGCCGGATTGCCGGTCATTGGATTCCGGGCAGAGCTGGATGCCCTGCCGGTTGAGGATGCCAAGGCGGATGCTCCTTACCGGAGCATGCATCCCGGCTTAAGCCATGCGTGCGGACATGATGCCCATATGTCCATTCTGCTGCAGCTCATCCGCTGGGTGGACCGGAGCGCACCGGCCGTGAACTGCTGCTTTATCTTTCAGGCAGCCGAGGAAGTGATGGCGGGAGCGCGGGAGCTCCTCCCCCTGCTTCAGGCGCAGAAGCTGGAATACCTGTATTCGCTTCATGTCACACCAGATCTGTATGCCGGGTATTTCTCCCTGCGGCCCGGTCTTGCTCTGGCAGGCTGTCTGAACGCTGAGCTGCTGCTGGAGCTGGCCTCCGGCCATGCTTCTGACCAGCCGGATGTTCTCCAGGTACTTGCTGAGGTGCAGCATTTCCAAGAGGCTTATCATACAGCCGGGCAGTTCTGCAAGGTTACGCATGTGGAAACGAATGGCTACTACAATGTGATCCCGGACCGGCTGAAGCTGTATCTTACTCTCCGCTCTGCGGAAGCAGCCGCACTCCGGGACGGGTACCAGCAGCTAATAGATGCCGTATCCGCCTCCTCTCAGGTGCGGGGGATTCTGGGTAGCCGGATTATTTCCGAGTATCCCTGCTGCGTGAATGATCCGGCGCTTGCGGGGCTCACCGCCCGGCTGCTTGGCAGGAGGTTTGGCCGGGAGCAGGTGCTGGAGGCACCGTTCCTGTTCTCCAGCGACGATTTTGCCTTCTATGCCAGGGAACTGCCTGGCGTGAAGACCTGTTACTATTTCATTGGCGCTTATGTGCGGGAGAATAACAACGTTCACACCGGAGCTTTTGACATTGACGAGCATGCATTGCTGTTTGGACTCCAAAGTTATCAGGCCATTATTCAAATGTTCGGGCAGGCCGGCCGGTCCCGGAGGGTCCCCGAATAA
- a CDS encoding thiazolylpeptide-type bacteriocin: protein MKPFEKELEDLDLELIELDQVEAIPSTAATSGSGSSSTCGSSSCSSCSSSCA from the coding sequence ATGAAACCATTCGAAAAAGAGCTTGAAGATCTGGACCTGGAGCTGATTGAACTCGATCAGGTGGAAGCCATTCCATCGACAGCCGCAACCAGCGGCAGCGGCAGTTCATCCACCTGCGGATCATCATCATGTTCGTCATGTTCCTCTTCCTGCGCGTAA
- a CDS encoding YcaO-like family protein has product MRTAAMTLDQAIHRLEEQVVLELGGERLLCFIAYAHQRGRERNWPREERFALLHVDVHEVLAGPVFNPGGIGCPSCFAQRRNENLRANERLPGDEGRSELVGSYSVDEELVQECLALLLRQAGTPGVLDYYRLEPGGGNVRRYSFWPAQRCKSCAEAEPEDDTAVIRQAFERQAMFRYGSSYRAESTAVCDAVFAPGNADSNFMIYRDRNTRSFFSLTSFFRIYREETYELGIGSSTDYRASELKSRCEALERYAGMHPRGREGLSIRSGTRSLQKRETAIDPLLFTGAVKGSGQIAAYHEELPLNWIPAFGWKRQGTVYVPECLAYYKPDDGYSAGPRIYKGNSNGNALGTTVLDGIYYACLELIERDAFLNHWYLRRSPPEILPDSAENAQITYMTGRLTALGYTVQLFDITMETEIPVIWALCLGQTGNQFAAYSTAGAHPDPEKAILSALEEMLLALEYYGTHTAEIHEKARRIRHEGVQRVEDHPILYFLQEERHHFGFLAGGGQYGIRERFARFYGELQHTVIDLAEETSRLLDRMTEHYGEVFIVRQTPEGYKALELEAVKVLVPQMQPMWFGEASRMLCGRRIRQAAQHWRMDSAEAYQAPHPFP; this is encoded by the coding sequence ATGAGGACAGCTGCAATGACATTGGATCAGGCGATACACCGCCTGGAGGAACAGGTAGTGCTTGAGCTCGGCGGGGAACGGCTGCTATGCTTCATAGCCTACGCCCACCAGCGGGGCAGGGAGCGGAACTGGCCCCGGGAGGAGAGATTTGCACTTCTGCACGTGGATGTTCACGAAGTGCTTGCCGGACCTGTCTTCAATCCGGGCGGGATAGGCTGTCCGTCCTGCTTCGCGCAACGGAGGAACGAGAACCTTAGAGCGAATGAGCGGCTGCCTGGAGATGAAGGCCGAAGCGAACTTGTTGGCAGCTACAGCGTGGATGAAGAGCTGGTGCAGGAGTGTCTGGCTCTGCTGCTCCGGCAGGCTGGAACGCCCGGAGTGCTGGATTATTACCGGCTGGAGCCTGGCGGCGGTAATGTCCGCAGGTATTCCTTCTGGCCCGCACAGCGCTGCAAGTCCTGTGCTGAAGCTGAACCGGAGGACGACACCGCCGTGATCCGCCAGGCGTTCGAACGGCAAGCGATGTTCCGGTATGGCAGTTCATACCGGGCTGAGTCCACTGCGGTATGCGATGCCGTGTTCGCGCCAGGCAATGCCGACTCCAATTTTATGATTTATCGGGATCGAAATACCCGTTCCTTCTTTTCGCTGACCAGCTTCTTCAGGATCTACAGGGAGGAGACCTATGAGCTGGGCATCGGCAGCTCTACTGATTATAGAGCCAGCGAGCTAAAGTCGAGGTGTGAGGCGCTGGAACGTTATGCGGGAATGCACCCGCGCGGCAGGGAAGGGCTGAGTATCAGATCCGGCACCCGGAGTCTGCAGAAGCGGGAGACAGCCATCGATCCGCTGCTGTTCACCGGTGCGGTGAAGGGAAGCGGACAGATAGCCGCTTACCATGAGGAGCTGCCCTTGAATTGGATACCTGCCTTCGGCTGGAAGCGGCAAGGCACAGTCTATGTCCCGGAATGCCTGGCCTATTATAAGCCGGATGACGGATATTCAGCCGGGCCGCGGATTTACAAAGGCAATTCCAACGGGAATGCACTGGGCACAACCGTGCTTGACGGTATCTATTATGCCTGTCTGGAGCTGATTGAGCGGGATGCTTTCCTGAATCACTGGTACCTGCGGCGTTCACCGCCTGAGATTCTGCCGGATTCGGCAGAGAATGCACAGATCACTTATATGACCGGACGGCTTACGGCACTCGGGTATACCGTACAGCTGTTCGACATCACGATGGAGACAGAGATTCCTGTCATTTGGGCTCTCTGTCTGGGACAGACCGGGAACCAGTTCGCGGCCTACAGTACGGCGGGTGCCCATCCCGATCCGGAGAAGGCCATCCTCTCGGCGCTGGAGGAAATGCTGCTGGCGCTGGAATACTACGGCACTCATACCGCAGAGATTCATGAGAAAGCCCGGCGCATCCGCCATGAAGGGGTACAGCGGGTCGAGGATCATCCGATTCTCTATTTCCTTCAGGAGGAACGGCATCACTTCGGCTTCCTGGCCGGTGGCGGTCAATATGGCATCCGCGAGCGGTTTGCCCGGTTCTACGGGGAGCTTCAGCATACGGTGATTGATCTGGCAGAAGAAACCTCAAGGCTGCTGGACCGGATGACAGAGCATTACGGCGAAGTGTTCATCGTCCGTCAGACACCCGAAGGATACAAGGCGCTTGAACTGGAGGCAGTCAAAGTGCTTGTGCCTCAGATGCAGCCCATGTGGTTCGGTGAAGCCAGCCGGATGCTCTGCGGACGGCGTATCCGGCAGGCTGCGCAGCACTGGAGGATGGACTCGGCAGAGGCCTATCAGGCGCCCCATCCATTTCCCTGA
- a CDS encoding thiazolylpeptide-type bacteriocin — protein sequence MKDLNKELEDLDLELIELDQVEAIPSTAASSGSGSSSTCGSSSCSSCSSSCA from the coding sequence ATGAAAGATTTGAATAAAGAACTGGAAGATCTGGACCTGGAGCTGATTGAACTGGATCAAGTGGAGGCTATTCCGTCAACGGCGGCATCCAGCGGAAGCGGGAGCTCTTCCACCTGCGGCTCGTCGTCATGTTCGTCGTGTTCCTCTTCCTGTGCCTAA
- a CDS encoding thiazolylpeptide-type bacteriocin, protein MKDLNKELEDLDLELIELEQVEAIPSTAATSGSGSSSTCGSSSCSSCSSSCA, encoded by the coding sequence ATGAAGGATTTAAACAAAGAACTGGAAGATCTGGACCTGGAACTGATTGAACTTGAGCAAGTGGAAGCTATTCCGTCAACAGCGGCAACCAGCGGCAGCGGCAGCTCCTCAACCTGCGGTTCGTCCTCATGCTCGTCGTGTTCTTCTTCCTGTGCTTAA
- a CDS encoding lantibiotic dehydratase, which translates to MYRQTNFPLRYVAQYMGNLSGQYSAVRQSAGEPALRLAEITEEMQRQIGSLEQDDERMEAIRFKRDFFNERASAEKRYSQVEALFTEELRGEIRQVFALRQQQRERMEEVQKAFEALAAADRRWLQRIYLEDRELRDALTFVNSAITAKLDKYLRTPAEEHDRNLRKLDYTLVKFLTRASMKTSPFANLTYSGIGNFSGVRKTGAKRLYPRLNDSLILQIYDKLFLEPEWITRLEYRLNATCVELEGKYYITVLQNTKGERQLYKSRQGLVTLRASEALRELFGSLKEAEVLPYPAMREVFGALGVSGEQADNTLCQLISNGVLERTDYLNEQAGNLTEELLLKLEYYGVDHACIPLLHELNALTGQFSDTLDVEATDRLYACAEALAALFGLEPMPRRSLLYIDGINETVQTQDYPGREGRLAQLSRYQWLMMCFDTVVKMQFAAGEFFKSHYGTSYVPGNSQEASRVLRDMAQVFFSDPELLKETSGLFNWDKAFSHKKTQRLHNIASRLTGFLNEAAAQDEILISDTQTAAWQSEIQEVLGDRLLSHSFFVQESGERMVLNHMYKGFSIYFARFLKYLEDSGSEYAAYLRECFDGNQVADIRNTFGFNANIRKRTVQKEIALPIQSMTESGQSLSWLDLGFRYNPSTESPEFFDPATGNTVRPQFLGTLVLVAAPAILTTFDILSSHGTSYFDLGELVLRERLKPEAGMNETVIHVPRIWLGEHELMVSREKWLLSTSALSGALSEKDRFAAWKRTLDYCDSNGIPARFFARPFSTSTEPASEATERKPQFINLSSPLLFQVFLQLAAKGEHLLIEEEYPVADPERDHVLEYTYEITCGGEEEYAAANY; encoded by the coding sequence ATGTACAGACAAACCAATTTCCCGCTTAGATATGTAGCCCAGTATATGGGTAATCTTAGCGGACAGTATTCAGCGGTGCGGCAAAGCGCGGGAGAACCGGCGCTGCGGCTGGCTGAGATAACGGAAGAAATGCAGCGCCAGATCGGCAGCCTGGAGCAGGATGACGAGCGGATGGAGGCGATCCGGTTCAAGCGTGACTTCTTCAATGAGCGGGCCAGTGCCGAGAAGCGGTACAGCCAAGTGGAGGCTCTGTTCACAGAGGAGCTGCGCGGCGAGATCCGGCAGGTCTTCGCCTTGCGGCAGCAGCAACGGGAGCGGATGGAAGAGGTGCAGAAGGCATTCGAGGCGCTTGCCGCAGCGGACCGCCGCTGGCTGCAGCGAATCTATCTGGAGGACCGGGAGCTGCGGGATGCGCTGACGTTTGTGAACAGTGCGATTACCGCCAAGCTTGATAAATACCTGCGGACTCCGGCTGAGGAGCATGACCGGAATCTGCGCAAGCTGGATTATACCCTGGTTAAATTTCTGACGCGGGCCAGTATGAAGACCAGCCCCTTCGCGAATCTCACTTATTCCGGAATCGGGAATTTCAGTGGAGTGAGGAAGACAGGCGCCAAGCGGCTCTATCCCCGGCTGAATGATTCGCTGATCCTGCAAATCTACGACAAGCTATTTCTGGAGCCGGAGTGGATTACGCGGCTCGAATACCGCCTGAATGCTACTTGCGTGGAGCTTGAGGGGAAATATTATATTACCGTGCTGCAGAACACCAAGGGTGAACGCCAATTGTACAAATCCAGACAGGGGCTGGTCACACTGCGCGCCAGTGAAGCACTGCGTGAGCTGTTCGGGAGTCTGAAGGAGGCGGAGGTGCTCCCGTATCCGGCGATGCGGGAGGTATTCGGTGCTCTTGGTGTCTCCGGTGAACAGGCAGACAATACGCTGTGCCAGCTGATCAGTAACGGAGTGCTGGAGCGGACGGACTATCTGAATGAGCAGGCCGGCAATCTGACGGAAGAGCTGCTGCTGAAGCTGGAGTATTACGGGGTTGATCATGCGTGTATTCCGCTGCTGCACGAACTGAACGCCCTGACCGGACAATTCAGCGACACACTGGATGTGGAAGCTACGGACCGCCTGTATGCTTGTGCTGAAGCGCTGGCCGCATTGTTCGGTCTGGAGCCGATGCCCCGCCGCAGCCTGCTGTATATTGACGGCATCAATGAGACGGTGCAGACCCAGGACTATCCGGGCCGTGAAGGCCGGCTGGCCCAGCTGTCCCGTTATCAATGGCTGATGATGTGCTTTGATACGGTCGTTAAGATGCAATTCGCCGCCGGGGAGTTCTTCAAGAGCCATTACGGTACAAGTTACGTTCCCGGGAACTCGCAGGAGGCCTCAAGAGTACTCCGGGATATGGCCCAGGTATTCTTCTCGGACCCGGAGTTATTGAAGGAGACGTCGGGACTGTTCAACTGGGATAAAGCCTTCAGCCATAAGAAGACTCAGCGTCTGCACAATATCGCCAGCCGCTTGACGGGATTCCTGAACGAAGCCGCCGCACAGGATGAGATTCTCATCTCCGACACACAGACAGCAGCCTGGCAGAGTGAGATTCAGGAGGTGCTCGGGGACCGGCTGCTCTCGCACTCGTTTTTTGTACAGGAGAGCGGTGAGCGTATGGTACTGAACCATATGTATAAGGGATTCTCGATTTATTTCGCCCGCTTCCTGAAATATCTGGAGGACTCCGGCAGCGAATACGCCGCTTATCTGCGCGAATGCTTCGATGGTAATCAGGTGGCAGATATCCGCAATACCTTCGGCTTCAATGCCAATATCCGTAAGAGAACGGTGCAGAAAGAGATCGCCTTGCCCATTCAGTCTATGACCGAGAGCGGGCAGTCCCTCTCATGGCTGGATTTGGGATTCCGGTACAATCCCTCCACAGAAAGCCCTGAGTTCTTTGATCCTGCGACGGGTAACACCGTACGTCCGCAATTTCTGGGTACGCTGGTGCTGGTAGCCGCCCCGGCCATTCTGACGACCTTCGATATCCTGTCCTCGCATGGGACCAGTTACTTCGACCTTGGGGAGCTGGTTCTGCGTGAACGGCTGAAGCCGGAAGCAGGAATGAATGAGACGGTTATCCATGTTCCCCGGATTTGGCTGGGCGAACATGAACTGATGGTTTCCCGGGAGAAATGGCTGCTCAGTACTTCAGCCTTATCGGGAGCGCTCAGTGAGAAGGACCGCTTCGCAGCCTGGAAGCGCACCCTTGATTATTGTGACAGTAACGGAATTCCTGCCCGCTTCTTCGCCAGGCCGTTCAGCACAAGCACTGAACCGGCTTCAGAGGCGACGGAACGTAAGCCGCAATTCATCAATCTGTCCTCGCCGCTGCTCTTCCAGGTCTTCCTGCAGCTTGCGGCCAAGGGAGAACATCTCTTAATCGAAGAGGAATATCCGGTGGCGGACCCGGAGCGGGATCATGTGCTGGAGTATACCTACGAAATTACATGCGGGGGGGAAGAGGAATATGCAGCTGCGAACTATTAA
- a CDS encoding ABC transporter ATP-binding protein, with product MLLKLEDVEKRFKDKQVLAGVSFDVAEGESIALIGPNGAGKTTMIRSILGLTSIDAGVIERHFDNHKDVGIMLQKDLFPDGLRVKELIELHKSYSRSKVDTNELLKAGDLVQETRSMVQSLSGGQKRRLSFALSLAANPKLLFLDEPTVGMDVTACRMFWSKIKELQGQGKSIFVTSHHLDELNDFCRRFIFLKEGKVAAVVSKEDLNAQKILVVHPAQAEEAEELQRRFGGLVEDGRLYVFHPAEQSRLVDVLKERHIPYEERLKEVKDCYREIYDHYEEGVMQA from the coding sequence ATGCTGCTGAAATTAGAAGATGTAGAGAAGCGGTTCAAGGATAAGCAGGTGCTGGCCGGAGTGAGCTTCGATGTGGCGGAAGGCGAAAGTATCGCCTTAATCGGACCGAACGGGGCGGGGAAGACGACGATGATCCGTTCCATTCTGGGGCTTACCAGTATCGATGCCGGGGTCATAGAGCGGCATTTCGATAACCATAAGGATGTCGGAATAATGCTGCAAAAGGATCTTTTTCCCGACGGACTGCGGGTCAAGGAGCTGATTGAGCTGCATAAGAGCTACAGCAGATCCAAGGTGGATACGAATGAGCTGCTGAAGGCCGGGGATCTGGTGCAAGAGACCCGCAGCATGGTGCAGAGCCTGTCCGGCGGGCAGAAGCGCAGACTGTCCTTCGCCCTCTCTCTGGCGGCCAATCCGAAGCTGCTGTTCCTGGACGAACCGACGGTCGGCATGGATGTCACCGCCTGCAGAATGTTCTGGAGCAAGATCAAGGAGCTGCAGGGGCAGGGCAAATCCATATTTGTAACCTCACATCATCTGGATGAGCTGAACGACTTTTGCCGCCGGTTTATTTTCCTTAAAGAAGGAAAGGTCGCTGCGGTTGTCAGCAAGGAGGATCTGAATGCCCAGAAAATCCTCGTTGTGCATCCCGCGCAAGCAGAGGAAGCAGAGGAGCTGCAGCGCCGGTTCGGCGGTCTGGTGGAGGATGGACGGCTGTATGTATTTCATCCGGCAGAGCAATCCCGGCTGGTGGATGTCCTGAAGGAGCGGCATATTCCTTATGAAGAACGGCTTAAGGAAGTTAAGGATTGCTACCGTGAAATTTATGACCACTATGAAGAAGGAGTGATGCAGGCATGA